Part of the Streptomyces sp. NBC_01353 genome, CCGTCACCGCGTTCGTCCTCAGCTCCATCGAGACCCTCGCGGAGAACCTGTCCCAGGCGGTCGTGCCCGATGTGGCGGGCAGCGCCTCGCTGGACTCGGCCAACAGCCGCCTGATGGGCGGGCAGTTCGTCACCACCGAGTTCCTCGGAGCGCCCCTCGGAGCGTTTCTGTTCTCCACCTCGCACGCGCTGCCCTTCGCCCTGGACACGATCTCCTTCGGGCTCTCGGCGCTGCTGATCCTCTCGATCCGCCGGTCGGGCGCGGCGGGCACGGCGGCCGCGAAGGACACGGCGGCCGCGCCGGCCGAGCGGATGACGTTCCGCAGGCTGCGGGAGCAGACCGCCGAGGGCATCCGCTGGCTGCGCGGCCACCGCACCCTGCGCACCGTCTGCGTACTGATCGGGACGCTGAACTTCTCGATCCTGGCCGTACTCTCCATCGCCGTCCTGTACGCCCTGGAGACCCTGGGCATCGGCGAGAACGCGTACGGGCTGCTCATGGTCCTCGTCGCGGTGGGCGGACTCGTCGGCCTGCTCGTCGCGCCGCTCGTGGTGAAGCGGATCGGCCGTGGCCGCACCCTCCAACTGGCGTTCGCGCTCTGTCCGCCGGCCTTTCTGGTCCCCGGCCTGACGAACGACCCGTTCCTCGCCGCGGGCACGCTGAGCCTGGTCGGCGCCGCCATCTCACTGGCGAACGTCGTCACCATCTCGCTGCGTCAGGTCCTGGTCCCCACCGAGCTGTTCGGCCGCGTCAACGGCGCCTACCGGCTCGTCGTCAACGGCGTGTCCCCCGTCGGCGGCCTGGTCGGCGGCGTGGTCGCGGACCACTTCGGGCTGCGGGCTCCGTTCCTGATGTCGGCGGTCCTGATGACCGCCGTGACGGTGACGGCGCTGGTGATGCTGCCGCCGAGGAGCCTGGACATCGAGCCGCATCAGGACAAGGTCGACGACAAGAACGACGACAACGACGACACGCAGAACGGCGAGACGCACGACGGCGAGACCGCACCCGCCGAGGCCCCCACGACCGAAGGCCCGGCGACGGACCCGGCGCAGGACCGGGCCGCGCCCGCCGCGCAGAACGTGCCCGCGACCCCCACGAAGGCGTCCCGTGTCGCGGCGCGCCCCCGCCGCCGCGCGCAGGCCCTGGTGGTCGCGCTCGCCGCCACCGCCGCCGCCGTCAGCGCCTGGACCACCGTCGCCGGACCCGCCCCGCTCCCCGCCGACGCCCCCGCGAGCGCCTTCTCGGCCGAGCGCGCCCACGCGAAGCTCGCCTCGCTCTCCGACCATCCCCACCCCCTCGGCACCGCCGAGCACGACAAGGTCCGCGACCGGATCGTCGCCGAACTCCGCTCCCTCGGGCTCACCCCCCGTGTCGACGGCGCGGTCAGCACCGACACCGGCTCGGGGGCCGCGCTCTCCGCCCACGTCCAGAACATCAGCGCCACCCTGCCGGGCACCGACCCGACCGGCCGCGTGCTCCTGGTCGCGCACTACGACTCCGTCGAGATCGGCCCCGGCGCCTCCGACGACGGCCTCGGCGTCTCCTCCCTCCTGGAGTCCGCCCGCGCGCTGACCTCCGGCCCCGCCCCGCGCAACGACATCACCTTCCTCTTCACGGACGGCGAGGAGCCGGGCCTGATGGGTGCCCGTGCGTTCACCGCGGCCGGCATCACCGACCCCGACCGCACCGTGGTCATCAACCTGGAGGCGCGCGGCACGTCCGGGCGCGTGGTGATGTTCGAGACCGGCGCGCACAACAGCGCCCTGATCCCGACGCTGGCCGAGGAGCCTCCGGTCGCCACCTCGTTCTCGTACGAGATCTACCGCCTGCTGGCGCAGGACACCGACCTCTCCGAGCTTCGCCGTACCGGCCTGACCGGCCTCAACTTCGCGGTGCTCGGCGGCTCCGCGAAGTACCACACCCCGCAGGACAACCTGGCGAACATCGACCGCTCCAGCCTCCAGGACATGGGCTCCACCGCCTTGTCCTCGGCCCGCGCACTCGCCGCGAGCGACCTCGGACAGGTCGCCGGGCACGCCGACGCCACCTACTTCAGCCTCTTCGGCCTGCTGCTGCACTACCCGGCCGCACTGGTCCTGCCGCTCGCCGGGGCGGCCGTGCTCGGCCTCGCGGCCGCCCTGTGGTTCGCCCGCCGACGCGGGGCGATCCGGCTGCGGGCCGTCGCGGCGGTGGTCGGCGGCCTGCCGCTGCCGCTGCTCGGCGCCGCCGCCACCGGCTGGCTCGGCTGGGAGCTGCTCACCCTGCTCCGCCCGGACTACCGGGGCCTCATGCTGGGCGACCCGTACCGGCCGGAGCTCCCCGCCCTCGGCCTGACCCTCGTGGCCGTGGCGCTGACCTGGGCGTGGACCGCGTTCCTGCGCCGCGTCCGGCGGCACCGTGCCGGCCGCCCGGCCCGTACCGCCCGTACCGCCCTCGAGCTGGCCGCCGGAGTCACCGCCCTCTTCACGCTCCTCGCCGTGGTCACCGCGCTGGTCTTCCCCGGCGCCTCGTACCTCTTCGCCTGGCCCGCGCTGGCCGGTGCGGCCGGTCTCGTCATCGCGGCCCTGCTGCCCGGCCGTTCACCGTGGCGCGGCGCCTGCGCGGCGCTCGCCGCGATCCCCGCCGCCGCGCTGCTCACCCCGATCGTGCTCATGCTCTTCACCACCGTGGGCCTGGTGTACGCCTCGGTGCCGCTGGCCGTCGTCGTCCTCGTGGCCGCCCCCGTCGTCGTACCGGCCACCCCGGTGCTGCCGGGCCGGCGCGTCCTGGCCGGCTTCTGCGCGGCGGCGCTCCTCGGTGGCGCCCTGCTCGGCGCCGGAGTGGTCACCGACCGGACCGATGCGCGCCACCCCGCCCAGGTCAGCCTGATGTACGCGGTGGACGCCGACGCCGGCACGGCCCAATGGCTCAGCGACGGCGGGAACCCCGACCCGTGGGTCGCCCGGTACGTGACCTCCGACGCGACCGGTCTCGTGCGCCGCTTCCCGCCCCTGACCGAACCCGACACCTGGCGGGTCGGCCCGGCGCCGGCGGCTGCCGTGCCGCTGCCGACCCTGAAGGTCCGCGAGGACCGGCGGGGGGTCGACGGGGTCCGCACCCTCACCCTGCACCTCGGCGCGCAGGGCGGCGCGCCCACCCAGCTGATGCTGTACGCCGACACCGACCGGGCGGAGGTCGTCGGCGCCCGGCACGGCGCGACGGACCTTCCGGGCGGTCGCAACCGCAGCCCCGAGGCCGGAGCGTGGGGATGGGGCTTCATCATGGCCGCGCCCGGCACGCAGGGCACCGACATCACCCTGCGCGTACGGGGTGAAGGGCCGCTGCCCCTGCGGGTCGTGGCCCAGACCCCGACCCTGCCCGCCGACGCCCTGCGCGTCCCGCGCCCCGCGACCGTGACCTGGTCCGGCGAGGCGTCCGGGATCACCCTCGCCACCCGCGCCTACACCCTCTGAGCCCGCCGCAGACCGCAACCGCAGAACCGTGGAGTAGATCATGACGAAGCGCACAGGGATGCTCGGCCTCGACGAGCTCCGCGAGCGCGTGGCGGCCGAGGAGATCGACACGGTCGTCCTCGCCTTCACCGACATGCAGGGCCGCCTCCAGGGCAAGCGGCTGTCCGCCGAGTACTTCCTCGACGAGGTCGCCGAGGGGCATACGGAGGGCTGCAACTACCTGCTGGCCGTGGACGTCGAGATGAACCCCGCCGACGGCTACGCCATGTCCTCCTGGGACCGCGGCTACGGGGACTTCGTCCTCGTACCCGACCTCTCGACACTGCGGCTGCTGCCCTGGCACGAGGGCTCCGCCCTGGTCCTCGCCGACCTCCGGTGGGAGGGCGGCGACCCGGTCGCCGCCTCGCCCCGTCAGATCCTGCGCGCCCAGACCGACCGGCTGGCCGCCCGCGGCTGGCAGGCGATGGTGGGCACGGAGCTCGAGTTCGTCGTGTACGAGGACACCTACGAAGAGGCGTGGCGGAAGAACTACCGCGACCTGACGCCCGCCAACCAGTACAACGTGGACTACTCGGTCCTCGGCACCTCCCGGGTCGAACCGCTGCTGCGCCGCATCCGCACGTCGATGACGGCGGCGGGCATGTACGTGGAGTCCGCGAAGGGCGAGTGCAACCTCGGCCAGCACGAGATCGTCTTCCGCTACGCCACGGCCCTGACGAGCTGCGACAACCACGCCGTCTACAAGACGGGCGCGAAGGAGATCGCCGCACAGTCGGGCCGCAGCCTCACGTTCATGGCCAAGCCCAACGAGCGCGAGGGCAACTCCTGCCACATCCACATCTCCGTGCGCGCCGAGGACGGCACCCCGGTCCTGGCCGGCGACGGCCCCGGGGGCCTCTCCCCGCTGGGCGAGCACTTCCTGGCCGGCCAGCTGGCCGCCCTGCGGGAGCTCACGCTCTTCTACGCGCCGAACATCAACTCGTACAAGCGCTTCGTCCCCGGCAGCTTCGCCCCCACGACCGTCAAGTGGGGTGTGGACAACCGGACCTGCGCGCTGCGCCTCGTCGGCCACGGCCCCTCGCTGCGGGTCGAGAACCGGCTCCCCGGCGGCGACGTCAACCCCTACCTCGCGGTGGCCGCCCTCATCGCCGCCGGCCTGGACGGCATCGACCGCGCCCTGCCCCTGGAGCCCGTCCACGAAGGCAACGCCTACACCGCCGTGGACGCGCCGCACGCCCCCCGCGACCTGAGGGAGGCGCTGGAGCTGTGGGAGAACAGCGCGCTGGCCACCCGGGTCTTCGGCCCGGACGTCGTGGCCCACTACGCCAACCACGCCCGGCAGGAACTGGCGGCCTACGACCGGGCGGTCACCGACTGGGAACTGCGCCGCGGCTTCGAACGCCTCTGACCCTCACCCGTACGCACACGAAGGAACGGACACCACCACCATGAACATGAACCTCCGGCTTCAGGACCGGGTCGCCGTCGTGACCGGAGCGGGCAGCGGCATCGGCCTCGCCACCGTGCGCCGGATGGCCGCCGAGGGCGCGAAGATCGTCGTCGCCGACGTCGACCCCACCGCCGGACAGGCCGCGGCCGACGAGACCGGCGGCCTGTTCGTCAGGACGGATGTCACGGACGAGGCCGACGTGCGGCGCATGTACGAGGAGGCGTTCCGGGCGTACGGCCGCATCGACATCGCCTTCAACAACGCGGGCATCTCGCCGCCGGACGACGACTCGATCCTCACCACCGGCCTCGACGCCTGGCGCCGGGTCCAGGAGACCAACCTCACGTCGGTCTTCCTGTGCTGCAAGTACGTGATCCCCTACATGCAGCGCCAGGGCAAGGGCTCCATCATCAACACGGCCTCGTTCGTGGCCCGCATGGGCGCGGCGACCTCGCAGATCTCGTACACCGCGTCCAAGGGCGGCGTCCTCGCGATGACGCGGGAGCTGGGCGTCCAGTTCGCCCGCGAGGGAATCCGTGTGAACGCCCTCTGCCCGGGACCGGTCAACACGCCGCTGCTGCGGGAACTGTTCGCCAAGGACCCGGAACGCGCCGCCCGCCGTCTGGTCCACATCCCCACGGGCCGGTTCGCCGAGCCGGAGGAGATCGCCGCCGCGGCCGCCTTCCTGGCCAGCGACGACTCGTCGTTCGTCACGGCCTCGGACTTCCTGGTCGACGGCGGCATCGCGGGGGCGTACGTCACCCCGGAGTGATCCGGCGCTACTGGCCGACCACGGAGGCCACGGCGATCATCGCGAACATCAGGACAAGCACACCGGCCATGATCCGGTTACGGGTTTTGGGATCCACCCTTCGAGGTTAACCCGCCCCGCCCAGCGGCCATACGCCGACCGTCTCGTACCGCGGCTGCTCCCCCGGCACGCCACCGCCGGGGAGGTTGCTGCGGACGAGCGCCAGCTCGGGGACCTGCCAGCGGGTGCCCTCGAATCCGGCCATCGTGTCGACGAACGGCCCCAGGTCGACGTCGGCGCGCGAGCGCGCGATCGTCAGGTGTGCCTGGTAGCGGCGGTGCTCGTCCATCGGCACGCCGGCGCGGCGGGCGGCCGCGTCGGCGCGCTCGGCGAGCAGGCGCATCTCGTCGAGGTCCCCGGCGGCCCCGGTCCACAGCACCGCCCGGCCGAAGTGTCCGCCGCCGTGCAGGCGCAGGGCGAACGGCCGGGTGCGGTGGGCGGCGCGGGCGAGCCTCTCGTGGAGTTCGGGGAGCAGCTCGTCGTCGACCTCGCCCATGAAGGCGAGCGTGAAGTGCCAGCCGGGCCGCGTGGTCCAGCGCAGACGCTCGGCGTCGGGCAGGTGAGCCAGGCGGTCCACGACCTGGGCGAGTTCGGTCAGCTGCTCCGGGGGCGGCAGTACGGCAGCGAAAAGCCTCATGCGCAGAGTGTGTCAGCGGCTACCGTCGACCGGATGGAGATCACGATCAGGAAAGGCGGGGCGGACGACGTCCCCGCGATACTCGCGCTGCTCGACAGTGCCGTCGTCTGGCTCAACAGCCAGGGGATCACCGACCAGTGGGGCACCGAGCCGTGGTCGACCCGCGCGAAGGCGGTGAGCCTGGTCGAGAAGATCGTGTCCGAGGGCACGCCGTGGATCGCCGAGATCGACGGCGTCCCGGCGGGAACGGTCACGCTGACGCCGCACCCGGCGTCGTACGTGGCGCCGGCGGACGAGCCGGAGGTCTACGTCCACATCCTGGCGACGGACGCGCGCTTCCACGGCCGGGGCGTGGGCGCGGCGCTGCTCGCCCACGCGGCGGAGGAGACCCGCCGCCAGGGCCTCTCGCTGCTGCGGGTCGACTGCTTCGCGGGCAGCGAGGGCCGCCTGGTGTCGTACTACGAACGCCAGGGCTTCACGAGAACGACCCCGTTCACGGTGGGCGACTGGCCGGGCCAGGTCCTGGAACGCCGTATCTGACGCCACCGGGGATGCGGGGCCCCTCCCGGGGCGTTGCCAGGCGCGCCGGGAGGGAGGGGGCCGTCACGCGGAGCGGGCCCGCGCCCCCGGGACGGCTACGCCGCCGTCGCCAGCCGGTCTCGTTCCACGAACCGCACCTGCGGATGCCCGTGGTGCCAGCCGAACGCCATCTTCAGACCGCCCACCCGCGCAAGCACCAGGCCCACCACGCCCGCCGCCGCGAGCGAGACCAGGCCGCCCGTCGCGAAGCCCACCCTGGGCCCGTACGTGTCGGTGATCCAGCCCAGCAGCGGCGCGCCGATCGGCGTGCCGCCGGCGAAGACCATCATGTAGAGGCTCATGACCCGCCCCCGCATGACCGGATCCGTCGCCAGCTGGACCGCCGAGTTCGCGGTGATGTTGACCGTGAGGCCGAACATGCCGATCGGGACGAGCAGCAGCGCGAAGAGCCAGAAGGACGGCGAGACCGCCGCCGCGATCTCCAGCAGGCCGAAGACCACCGCCGCGACGACCACCATCCGCAGCCGCGTGCTCCCCCGGCGCGCCGCGAAGAGCGCACCCGCGAGCGAGCCGGCCGCGATGAGCGTGTTGAGGAAGCCGTACGTCCCCGCGCCCACGTGGAAGATGTCGTCGGCGAAGGCCGTGAGCCAGATCGGGAAGTTGAACCCGAACGTGCCGACGAAGCCCACGAGGACGATCGGCCAGATCAGGTCCGGCCGGCCCGCCACGTACCGCAGGCCCTCCCGTAGCTGCCCCTTGCCCCGCGGCGCGCGCTCCACCTTGTGGAACTCGGCGGGGCGCATCAGCAGCAGCCCGGCCAGCGGGGCGAGGAAGGACAGGCCGTTGAGCAGGAACGACCAGCCGCTGCCGACGGTGGCGATCAGCAGGCCGGCGACCGCCGGGCCGACGAGCCGGGCGGACTGGAAGTTCGCGGAGTTCAGCGAGACGGCGTTGCGCAGCTGGTCGGGGCCGACCATCTCGGAGACGAAGGACTGCCGGGCCGGGTTGTCGACGACGGTGACCATGCCGAGCAGGAAGGCGATCAGGTAGACGTGCCAGACCTGGACGTGGCCGGAGAGCGTCAGGACGGCGAGCGCGAGCCCGCAGAGGCCGAGCGCGGCCTGGCTGATCAGGAGGATGAGCCGCTTCGGGTAGCGGTCGGCGAGGACACCGCCGTAGAGACCGAAGAGCAGCATCGGGAGGAACTGCAGCGCCGTGGTGATACCGACGGCGGCGGCGGATCCGGTGAGGCTCAGGACCAGCCAGTCCTGAGTGATACGGGCCATCCAGGTGCCGGTGTTGGAGACGATGGCACCGGTGAAGAACAGCCGGTAGTTCCGGATCCTGAGCGAGGAGAACGTGCCGCCTCGCCCGGGGGTGTGGGTGTCGGGTTTATGGACGGGTGCGGAGTCTGCTCCGGGTCCCGTACTCAAAGTGCGTCGCCTCCTCGGCGTAGGGGTCTAGAGGTGGGCGAGCTTCTCCAGGACGGGGGCGGCCGCGCGCAGCTTGGCCCATTCGTCCTCGTCCAGACCCTCGGCGAGGGACGCCAGCCAGGCGTTCCGCTTGCGGCGGGACTCCTCGAGCATGGCCTCGGCCCGCTCGGTCTGGCTGACGACCTTCTGTCGGCGGTCGTCGGGGTGAGGCTCCAGCCGGACCAGTCCCTTGGCTTCGAGCAGCGCGACGATGCGGGTCATCGACGGCGGCTGGACGTGCTCCTTGCGGGCCAGCTCACCGGGGGTGGCGGAGCCGCAGAGCTTGAGGGTGCCGAGCACCGACATCTCGGTCGGGCTCAGCGACTCGTCGACTCGCTGGTGCTTGAGGCGTCGGCTCAGTCGCATGACGGCGGAGCGCAGCTCGTTCACGGCTGCGACGTCGTCGGCGGTGCCGTGGGACAGGTCAGGCATGTTCGTTAGCATAACTCATTACCCAATCTAAATACCACCTGGAATGCCCGTGACCGAATCTGTCACCCAAACGAGTGAGATGGATCCGGAAAGTGACGCACGGAGCCCGTTCCTGCCGCGACCCTGACGGGCATGGGATCGACCGTGCTCAGCCTGCGCATCGACGGTGAGCTGCTCGACCGTCTCAAGGGACACGCCGCCAAACGCGGAATGAGCGTCCAGGACTACGTGGTCCGGACGCTCATCCGCGCTGACTTCGACGAACGGTTCCAGACCGCCGTCGACGAGACGGAGAAGTTCTACGGGCTCAAGCCCACGAACGCTCCGTCATGACCGTGTGGGTCACGTGAGGCCGAGGGCCGGCATCGCGTAGTAGAAGACGAACACCGCCGACACGACGTACATGGCCACCGGGACCTCGCGGCCCCGGCCCGTCGCGAGTCGCAGCACGCTGAACGCGATGAAGCCGATGCCGATGCCGTTCGTGATCGAGTACGTGAACGGCATCATCACCATCGCCAGGAACGCCGGCACCGCGATGGTGAAGTCGCTCCAGTCGATCTCCTTGATCGAACCGGCCAGGATCAGGAAGCCGACCGCGAGCAGCGCGGGCGTCGCCGCCTGGGACGGGACCATCGTGGCGAGCGGCGTCAGGAACAGCGCCACCGAGAACAGGCCGCCAGTGACCACCGAGGCAAGGCCGGTACGGGCTCCCTCGCCGACGCCCGCCGTGGACTCCACGAAACAGGTGGTGGCCGAGGAGGAGGTGGCACCGCCGGACGCGACGGCCAGACCGTCCACGAGCAGCACCTTGTTGATGCCAGGGAAGTTGCCGTCCTTGTCGATCAGCTTCGCCTCGTCGCCGACGCCGAGGATCGTGCCCATCGCGTCGAAGAAGCAGGACAGCAGCACGGTGAAGACGAAGAGGACGCCGGTCAGCATCCCGACCTTCTCGAAGCCGCCGAACAGGCTCACCTCGCCGACCAGACCGAAGTCGGGCGAGGCCACCGGGTTCCCGGGCCAGGTCGGGGTGGTCAGACCCCAGGACGGGATGGTGGCGACGGCGTTGATCACCATCGCGACGACCGTCATCACGACGATGGAGATCAGGATGGCGCCCGGCACCTTGCGGATGATCAGCGCAAGGGTGAGCAGCGTGCCGAGGATGAAGACCAGGACCGGCCAGCCGGTGAGGTGACCGTCGCCGCCGAGCTGGAGCGGGACGGTGGTGTGCGCGGCGTCGGGGATACGGGAGACGAAGCCCGAGTCGACGAGGCCGATGAGCATGATGAAGAGACCGATACCGATCGCGATGCCCTTGCGCAGGCCGACCGGGACGGCGTTCATCACGCGCTCGCGCAGGCCCGTCGCCACCAGCAGCATCACGACCAGACCGGCGAGGACGACCATGCCCATGGCGTCCGGCCAGGACATCTTCGGCGCGAGCTGGAGGGCGACGACGGTGTTGACGCCGAGGCCGGCCGCGAGGGCGATCGGGACGTTGCCGATGACACCCATGAGGAGCGTCGAGAAGGCCGCGGTGAGTACGGTCGCGGTGACCAGCTGGCCGCCGTCGAGCTGGTGCCCGTACATGTCCTTGGCGCTGCCGAGGATGATCGGGTTCAGCACGATGATGTAGGCCATCGCGAAGAAGGTGGCGAAGCCGCCGCGGACCTCGCGGGCGACGGTGGAGCCGCGCTCGGAGATCTTGAAGAAGCGGTCGAGTCCGGAGGCGGGTCGCTGCGGCGACTCGGGCTCGGGGGATATGGCCGTGGGGGTACCGCCCGCGCCGCCTGCGGCTGCGGGGGAGGGGGCCGTGGTGCTCATGGGGTGGTTCCTCTTCGGGTACGTTCGTGACGCTCGTTGGCGGTTCATACGAGGGAAACCCGCCAGAGGCAAACCGTTTCAGTATGAACACATGAACGAGCGAGCGTCTATCTCCGCGCGTAGACCCCTTTTCCCGCCGCCTAGACTGACCGCATGGCGAAGTGGACCCCCAAGCACGAGGCACCCGAGCCCCTGGAGGGGCCCGTCGTCGCCACCATCACCGGCGGCACGATCCTCTGGTTCGTACTCTTCCTCGTCCAGGTCCCCTTCTACGGCTGGTTCGACGACCGGGACCTGACCTGGTGGGTGTGGACCTGTCTGGCCGGCGCCGGCCTCGGGCTCATCGGCATCTGGTACGTACGCAAGCGCGACGCCGCGATCAAGCGGCACAAAGCCGAGCGGAACGCCTCGCCCACTCCCTGATCCCACTCCTTGATCCCCGTAGTACCGCGGAACGATTTCCGTCCTCCCGCGGTCTGATGTTCACCCTTCTCGGCGGGTGAACGGTCGGTTCCGGTCGTACCGTCGAAAACATGACTCAGCGGGCGAAGATCGACACGGACGGCAGCGAGATCGCGGACGAGCCCCCCGTCGTCCATCGCGTCGCCGGACTGACCTCCGCCGAAGTCGCCGAACGCGTCGCCCGCGGCGAGGTCAACGACGTCCCCGTCCGCAGTTCCCGCTCCACCGTCGACATCGTCCGCGGCAACGTCTTCACCCGCTTCAACGCGATCATCGGCGTGCTCTGGGTGATCATGTTCTTCGTCGCGCCGATCCAGGACAGCCTCTTCGGCTTCGTGATCGTCGCCAACACCGGCATCGGCATCATCCAGGAGCTACGCGCCAAGAAGACCCTCGACAGTCTGGCCGTCATCGGCGAGGCGAAACCGACGGTCCGGCGCGACGGCGTCTCCGCCGAGGTCTCCACCTCCGAGATCGTCCTCGGCGACCTCATCGAGCTCGGACCCGGCGACAAGGTCGTCGTCGACGGCGAGGTCGCCGAGGCCGACAGTCTGGAGATCGACGAGTCGCTGCTGACCGGCGAGGCCGACCCGGTGGTGAAGAAGCCCGGCGACAAGATGATGTCGGGCTCGTTCGTGGTCGCGGGCGGCGGCGCGTTCACCGCGACCAAGGTCGGGCGCGAGGCGTACGCGGCCCAGCTCGCCGAGGAGGCGTCCCGCTTCACCCTCGTCCACTCCGAGCTGCGCTCCGGCATCTCCACGATCCTCAAGTACGTGACGTGGATGATGGTCCCGACCGCGATCGGCCTCATCATCAGCCAGCTCGTGGTCAAGGACAACAACTTCAAGGACTCCGTCGCCCGGACCGTCGGCGGCATCGTCCCGATGATCCCCGAAGGGCTCGTCCTCCTCACCTCCGTCGCCTTCGCGATCGGCGTGATCCGGCTCGGCCGCAAACAGTGCCTCGTGCAGGAGCTGCCGGCCATCGAGGGCCTGGCCCGCGTCGACGTCGTCTGC contains:
- a CDS encoding DUF2530 domain-containing protein, translated to MAKWTPKHEAPEPLEGPVVATITGGTILWFVLFLVQVPFYGWFDDRDLTWWVWTCLAGAGLGLIGIWYVRKRDAAIKRHKAERNASPTP